The following DNA comes from Gordonia zhaorongruii.
CCGGGGCGATGGCAGCTCTGCTCATCGCGGCACCCATCGCGACTGCCTCCTGGCGGTGGTGCTTCTGGGCCGTGGGGTCAGCCGCCATGGTCTGCGCGCTGGGATGGCGGGCCATCCGAGGTGCGGTCGGCGGCGCAGCTGCGGAAACGCGCGCGGTCACGGACCAGAGCACGTCGGTCGCGCATGGCGCAGCGGGTCTCGGACGCCCGGGCGCGGTTCGCACTTTCGTCTCGGTGGTCGCGGCCAATGCCGTGCTGAGTGCCACCGTGATCACGGCGAGTTTCGCGCTTCAGCAGGATCACGGATGGACCCCGATGTCGACGGGGCTGGCCTTTCTCGCACTCAACGCCGCGGCCGCGGCGGGCGCGGTGATCGTCGGGCGGTCCCACTCCGGCCGATCGGGGAGGCTTCTGACTCTCGGCGGCATCGCCCTCGCAGTCGGATGCGCCGGCATCGCCGTGGTCCCGGATACGCCGCTGGCGCTGATCGGTGCGACTGTTCCGGTCGGGCTCGGCATCGGAGTCGTCTTCCCGATCGTCAACGATCGAGCGCTGATGGTGGCGACATCGCGCCCACTGGGAGGGGCAGCGGCTCTGGGTA
Coding sequences within:
- a CDS encoding MFS transporter; amino-acid sequence: MIGNRPTPPTRNGTIRFAVPVLAAVQFVIVVDETAIALLGPQVAHEFATGDEIRHLLITPFAAAFVMLLPLTALALRGLDPRRAVGPAAVAFAVSAAAGALAPSVAWLVAARAAQGATAAVATTCVLASLHLVTMHSSRRTRDFAIFSVLSGAGAMAALLIAAPIATASWRWCFWAVGSAAMVCALGWRAIRGAVGGAAAETRAVTDQSTSVAHGAAGLGRPGAVRTFVSVVAANAVLSATVITASFALQQDHGWTPMSTGLAFLALNAAAAAGAVIVGRSHSGRSGRLLTLGGIALAVGCAGIAVVPDTPLALIGATVPVGLGIGVVFPIVNDRALMVATSRPLGGAAALGTTQQVGLASGAVVAALHSGIALAVLAAAVALVVVVCMSREPTES